In bacterium, a single window of DNA contains:
- a CDS encoding DEAD/DEAH box helicase — protein sequence MSHTFHPSVENWFIKEFSLPTEIQRRAWPAIQQKQNTLIAAPTGSGKTLAAFLAAINDLVQRGLEGSLLAQTQIVYISPLKALSNDIEKNLQRPLAGIEEELNLLGLPQVPVRVLVRTGDTPASARTAMTKNPPHILVTTPESLFLLVTSDGGRSMLSNVHTVIVDEIHALVRDKRGSHLSLTLERLETLTKNKPVRIGISATQKPIEEIARFLVGNGHTEHGRSVTKSETPLTLQQAQGDDINCTIIDTGHKRKLDLSIEVPGSPLSAVMPNEVWLEIYERLVELIREHRTTLIFVNTRRLAERIAHTLTERLGPDAITAHHGSMSKEHRLQAEQRLKSGSLRALVATASLELGIDIGSVDLVCQIASPKSIATFLQRVGRSGHTVTGTPKGKLFPLTRDELVECAAIFDAVRRGELDRIIIPEKPIDILAQQIIAEVACGEYAEKDLYELVRRAYPYRNLSRQEFDEVITMLSDGFTTRRGRRGAYLFHDVVNETLRARKGARLSAITSGGAIPDSFDYEVRLEPSNTFIGTLNEDFAFESSAGDIFQLGNNSWKILRVENGVVRVSDAGSTPPNIPFWLGEAPGRTMELSFAVSRLREEISNRLDTTELATASNEADAAWKQPALRMLTEDIGVERSAADQIVMYFGASKAALNCLPTQTTIVLERFFDQAGDMHLIIHSPFGSRMNRAWGLSLRKRFCRKFNFELQAAATEDAIVLSLGSTHSFPLDEVFSYLNSKTVRDILIQAVFDSPMFELRWRWNATNSLAMLRRRNGKRVPAQLQRMNAQDLVALIFPDQLACLENIAGDREIPDHPLVRQTISDCLFEAMAVDELETLLRKIEDKSIQLIAKDLREPSPLSEEILNARPYAFLDDAPLEERRSRAVANRRFIDPSDASELGKLDIAAIRTVQSEAWPDAENKDELHDALVLLGFMTGSEINKNPDWKTYFDELAAHGRVSVLYNENKVPLCIPVERLPQWKAIFQSFELAPELILPERLVNQVWTEERALTEIVRGRLEGLGPVTATDIARSSGMELSSIEAALLALENEGFVFRGHFTSETAETEWCERRLLARIHRYTLDKLRKEIEPVSAADFMRFLFSWQHLDPSEKLEGPEALQVVLRQLEGFEAPAAAWESDILTARIADYDHHWLDMSCLSGITSWGRFRIQKTSGKSPVKSTPIMLVQRTNVSFWKQFHLSENDTNLSLPASQIIEFLKQRGASFFHDLVEKTGLLKSQAEDAVGELVAAGLIVSDSFAGLRALLVPAKYKLAGTKTRGRKQAPFTMDQAGRWTLLHEVHTEEKQIPDSEVLEITARILLKRYGVMFRKLADRESVAPPWRELVRVYRKLEARGEIRGGRFVEGVWGEQFALPEALTKLRSTRKEEKSGKLISISAADPLNLQGILTPGKKVSAFLGNRILYRDGEPCAVHESGENIFLVHADDSEKWKWQNALIRRTISPLLRPYLGKGIA from the coding sequence ATGTCACATACGTTTCATCCTTCTGTAGAGAATTGGTTCATCAAGGAATTCTCGCTGCCGACAGAAATTCAAAGACGCGCCTGGCCGGCCATCCAGCAAAAACAAAACACGCTTATTGCAGCGCCAACCGGTTCAGGTAAAACGCTTGCCGCGTTTCTGGCGGCTATAAATGATCTGGTTCAGCGAGGTTTAGAGGGATCGTTATTAGCGCAAACGCAAATTGTGTACATTTCCCCGCTTAAAGCGCTCAGCAATGATATTGAAAAAAATCTTCAACGTCCGCTGGCCGGAATCGAAGAGGAATTAAACCTACTCGGACTTCCTCAAGTGCCGGTCCGTGTGCTGGTCAGAACGGGCGATACTCCCGCAAGCGCGCGTACCGCCATGACAAAAAACCCTCCGCACATACTGGTCACAACCCCGGAATCCTTATTTCTTTTGGTTACGAGCGATGGCGGGCGCAGCATGTTATCCAACGTCCACACGGTCATCGTTGACGAAATTCACGCGCTGGTCCGCGACAAACGCGGATCGCATCTTTCTCTGACGCTGGAGCGGCTGGAGACGTTAACAAAAAATAAGCCGGTACGCATCGGCATTTCTGCCACACAAAAACCGATCGAGGAGATCGCGAGGTTTTTGGTAGGTAATGGTCACACAGAGCATGGTCGAAGTGTGACAAAGAGCGAGACACCTCTCACCCTTCAACAGGCTCAGGGTGACGACATAAACTGCACCATCATCGACACGGGTCACAAACGCAAACTCGACCTGTCCATTGAAGTTCCCGGATCGCCGTTGTCCGCCGTGATGCCCAATGAAGTGTGGCTGGAAATCTACGAACGTTTGGTCGAATTGATCCGGGAACACCGAACGACATTGATCTTTGTGAATACGCGCCGTTTAGCGGAACGTATCGCTCATACGTTGACAGAACGCCTCGGTCCTGATGCCATCACCGCGCATCACGGCAGCATGTCCAAAGAACATCGGCTGCAGGCCGAACAGCGGCTTAAATCCGGTTCTCTGCGCGCGCTTGTGGCTACCGCCTCGCTGGAACTCGGAATAGATATAGGTTCCGTTGATCTCGTTTGCCAGATCGCATCGCCTAAATCTATTGCAACCTTTCTTCAACGCGTAGGCCGCTCCGGACACACGGTCACCGGCACGCCGAAAGGAAAGCTGTTTCCGCTGACGAGAGACGAACTCGTTGAATGCGCGGCCATATTTGACGCAGTGCGGCGGGGCGAACTGGACCGAATCATTATTCCGGAAAAACCAATCGATATTCTGGCGCAACAGATCATTGCCGAAGTTGCCTGCGGCGAATATGCAGAAAAAGATTTGTACGAATTGGTTCGCCGCGCATATCCGTACCGGAATTTGAGTCGGCAGGAATTTGACGAAGTCATCACGATGCTCTCCGACGGATTTACGACAAGGCGGGGACGACGCGGCGCGTATCTATTCCACGACGTGGTAAACGAAACTCTTCGCGCGAGGAAAGGCGCAAGGCTTTCTGCGATCACATCCGGCGGCGCCATACCGGATTCATTCGATTACGAAGTACGGCTGGAACCGAGCAACACATTCATCGGCACGCTCAATGAAGATTTTGCGTTTGAGAGTTCCGCCGGCGATATTTTCCAGTTAGGCAATAATTCATGGAAAATTCTGCGTGTGGAAAATGGAGTCGTACGTGTTAGCGATGCCGGCTCGACGCCGCCGAACATTCCATTTTGGCTTGGCGAAGCGCCCGGACGAACGATGGAATTATCTTTCGCCGTGTCGCGCCTGCGGGAAGAAATATCTAACAGGCTGGATACAACGGAATTGGCCACGGCTTCCAACGAAGCTGATGCTGCGTGGAAACAACCGGCTTTACGTATGCTCACAGAGGACATAGGCGTTGAACGAAGCGCCGCCGATCAGATCGTGATGTATTTCGGCGCATCCAAAGCCGCACTTAACTGTTTACCCACACAGACAACCATTGTGCTCGAAAGATTTTTCGACCAGGCCGGAGATATGCATTTGATTATTCATTCTCCTTTCGGCAGCCGGATGAACCGCGCCTGGGGTCTTAGTTTACGAAAACGGTTTTGCAGAAAATTCAATTTTGAACTTCAGGCCGCGGCAACCGAAGACGCCATTGTATTGTCGCTCGGTTCTACACACAGTTTTCCTCTCGACGAAGTTTTTTCTTATCTCAATTCTAAAACCGTACGCGACATTTTAATTCAAGCGGTATTCGATTCTCCGATGTTCGAGTTGCGCTGGCGGTGGAATGCGACCAATTCGCTCGCTATGCTTCGGCGTCGAAACGGCAAGAGAGTTCCGGCGCAGCTTCAGCGAATGAATGCGCAGGATTTGGTCGCGCTGATTTTTCCGGATCAATTGGCCTGCCTTGAAAATATCGCCGGAGACCGAGAAATCCCCGACCACCCGCTGGTTCGCCAAACCATCAGTGACTGTCTGTTTGAAGCGATGGCTGTTGACGAACTGGAAACTTTGTTGAGAAAGATCGAAGATAAATCAATACAGCTTATTGCAAAAGATCTGCGGGAACCCTCTCCGTTGTCCGAAGAAATTCTCAATGCTCGCCCCTACGCATTTCTCGACGACGCCCCGCTGGAGGAACGCAGATCGCGCGCCGTTGCCAATCGTCGGTTTATCGATCCGTCGGACGCATCGGAACTCGGCAAACTCGATATCGCCGCTATCCGGACCGTTCAATCCGAAGCATGGCCTGATGCGGAAAATAAGGACGAATTGCATGATGCGTTAGTTCTGCTGGGATTCATGACGGGGTCTGAAATAAACAAAAATCCGGATTGGAAAACATATTTCGATGAGTTGGCTGCGCATGGACGCGTTTCTGTATTGTACAATGAGAATAAAGTTCCGCTATGTATACCTGTAGAACGTCTCCCGCAATGGAAGGCTATTTTTCAATCGTTTGAATTGGCCCCGGAATTAATTCTACCCGAACGACTTGTAAATCAAGTGTGGACCGAGGAACGAGCGTTGACGGAAATAGTCCGCGGCCGGCTCGAGGGCCTCGGACCCGTAACGGCAACCGACATTGCCCGGTCATCAGGTATGGAACTTTCTTCCATCGAGGCGGCCTTACTCGCGCTGGAAAATGAAGGGTTTGTTTTTAGAGGACACTTTACTTCAGAGACTGCTGAAACCGAGTGGTGCGAACGGCGGCTTTTGGCGCGCATTCACCGCTACACACTGGATAAACTGCGGAAGGAGATTGAACCCGTTTCTGCCGCTGATTTTATGCGTTTCTTGTTTTCATGGCAGCATCTGGATCCGTCCGAAAAATTAGAAGGCCCGGAAGCCTTGCAGGTTGTGCTCCGGCAGCTTGAAGGATTCGAAGCGCCGGCCGCGGCGTGGGAATCCGATATTTTAACGGCGCGTATTGCCGATTATGATCATCATTGGTTAGATATGTCTTGCCTTTCGGGGATAACTTCCTGGGGACGTTTTCGAATTCAGAAAACTTCCGGCAAAAGTCCTGTGAAGTCTACGCCGATTATGCTGGTGCAGAGAACAAACGTTTCTTTTTGGAAGCAGTTTCACTTATCGGAAAATGATACGAATCTTTCTCTTCCAGCGTCACAGATCATTGAATTTCTAAAACAACGCGGTGCCTCTTTTTTTCACGATCTTGTTGAAAAAACAGGTTTGTTAAAATCGCAGGCGGAAGACGCTGTTGGCGAATTAGTTGCCGCCGGGTTAATCGTTTCTGATAGTTTTGCCGGTTTACGCGCGCTGCTCGTTCCCGCCAAATACAAACTTGCAGGTACTAAAACGCGTGGACGCAAGCAGGCCCCTTTTACCATGGATCAGGCCGGGCGGTGGACTTTATTACATGAAGTTCATACCGAAGAAAAACAAATACCGGATTCGGAGGTGCTTGAAATAACGGCCAGGATATTGCTAAAACGCTACGGCGTGATGTTCCGTAAACTCGCCGATCGCGAATCTGTGGCGCCGCCGTGGAGGGAATTGGTCAGAGTGTACCGCAAACTCGAAGCGCGCGGCGAGATTCGCGGCGGCCGGTTTGTCGAAGGCGTTTGGGGGGAACAGTTTGCGCTTCCCGAAGCATTAACCAAGTTGCGATCTACACGTAAGGAGGAAAAATCCGGAAAACTTATTTCCATCAGCGCGGCCGATCCGCTCAATTTACAGGGCATTCTGACGCCCGGGAAAAAAGTTTCCGCATTTTTGGGTAATCGAATTCTCTATCGTGACGGCGAACCCTGCGCCGTACACGAAAGCGGCGAAAACATTTTTCTTGTTCATGCCGACGACAGTGAAAAATGGAAATGGCAAAACGCGCTGATCCGCCGAACAATCTCGCCTCTACTTCGTCCCTATCTCGGTAAGGGAATTGCGTAA
- a CDS encoding RNA polymerase sigma factor yields the protein MEETEFKLFYETHAKPLWSYVYRLTKDEALTDDIIQESFIRFLNRELSFLTESQKKSYVYQTATNIFKDHWRKNKRMISWEDTGDTLESETVNTADKVDFERAFDQLPPQYQSLLWLAYAEDYRHEEIADILKIKTHSVKVLLFRAKKRMSDIMKEFGITGGI from the coding sequence ATGGAGGAAACGGAATTCAAACTCTTTTACGAGACCCATGCAAAACCGCTTTGGTCTTATGTGTATCGTCTTACCAAAGACGAGGCATTAACCGATGATATTATCCAGGAGAGCTTTATCCGATTTTTGAATCGCGAGTTGTCTTTTCTGACTGAATCACAAAAAAAGTCTTATGTATACCAAACGGCGACAAATATTTTTAAAGATCATTGGAGGAAAAATAAGAGAATGATTTCATGGGAAGATACAGGCGATACTCTGGAAAGTGAGACCGTCAACACAGCGGACAAAGTGGATTTCGAGCGGGCATTTGACCAACTGCCTCCACAATACCAATCGCTCTTGTGGCTGGCCTATGCGGAAGATTACCGTCATGAAGAAATTGCCGATATTCTGAAAATAAAAACGCATAGCGTGAAAGTTCTGCTTTTCAGGGCAAAAAAACGAATGAGCGATATTATGAAGGAATTTGGAATTACGGGAGGAATATAG